One stretch of Podospora pseudoanserina strain CBS 124.78 chromosome 4, whole genome shotgun sequence DNA includes these proteins:
- the IDP2 gene encoding NADP-dependent isocitrate dehydrogenase (COG:C; EggNog:ENOG503NVZ4), which yields MSSIVSSALRASLTRPSCSRTVFTPVSNTVRITSRATPVTLIQHYRRTMASAAKIKVKNPVVELDGDEMTRVIWQDIKDKFITPYLDIDLKYYDLGLEYRDQTNDQVTIDAAEAIKKYSVGVKCATITPDEARVEEFKLKQMWLSPNGTIRNALGGTVFREPIVIPRVPRLVPGWKKPIIIGRHAFGDQYRAKDFVAPGPGKLSMVYTPEGGEPQEIEVYKFQGGGGVAQTQYNTDESITGFAHASFKLAIDKGLPLYMSTKNTILKKYDGRFKDIFQELYDTHYKEAFEARGIWYEHRLIDDMVAQMIKSSGGYIMALKNYDGDVQSDIVAQGFGSLGLMTSVLITPDGKTFESEAAHGTVTRHYREHQKGRETSTNPIASIFAWTRGLIQRGKLDDTPEVVAFAEALEKACIDTVDVDGIMTKDLALACGKTGREDYVTTSEYMVAVERRLKQSLKEKL from the exons aTGTCTTCCATCGTCTCCTCGGCCCTCCGTGCCTCTTTAACTCGTCCCTCCTGCTCGCGTACTGTCTTCACCCCGGTCTCCAACACCGTCCGCATCACTTCGAGAGCCACTCCCGTAACCCTCATCCAGCACTACAGACGCACAATGGCTTCCGCCGCTAagatcaaggtcaagaaccCCGTCGTCGAGCTCGACGGCGACGAGATGACCCGTGTCATCTGGCAGGACATCAAGGACAAGTTCATCACCCCCTACCTCGACATCGACCTCAAGTACTACGATCTCGGCCTCGAGTACCGCGACCAGACCAACGACCAGGTCACCATCGATgccgccgaggccatcaagaagtACTCGGTTGGTGTCAAGTgtgccaccatcacccccgatGAAGCCCGCGTGGAGGAGTTCAAGCTGAAGCAAA TGTGGCTCTCCCCCAACGGTACCATCCGCAACGCCCTCGGCGGTACCGTCTTTCGTGAGCCCATTGTCATTCCCCGTGTCCCCCGTCTGGTTCCTGGATGGAAgaaacccatcatcattggCCGCCACGCCTTTGGCGACCAGTACCGGGCCAAGGACTTCGTCGCCCCCGGCCCCGGCAAGCTCAGCATGGTCTACACccccgagggtggtgagccCCAGGAGATCGAGGTGTACAAGTTCCagggtggcggcggtgtcgCCCAGACCCAGTACAACACTGACGAATCCATCACCGGTTTCGCCCACGCCTCTTTCAAGCTCGCCATTGACAAGGGCCTCCCCCTATACATGAGCACCAAGAATACCATTCTCAAGAAGTACGATGGTCGCTTCAAGGACATCTTCCAGGAGCTCTACGACACCCATTACAAGGAGGCTTTCGAGGCCAGGGGTATCTGGTATGAACACCGTCTCATCGACGACATGGTCGCTCAGATGATCAAGAGCAGCGGTGGTTACATCATGGCTCTCAAGA ACTACGATGGTGACGTCCAGTCCGACATTGTAGCTCAGGGCTTCGGCTCCCTCGGTCTCATGACCTCCGTTCTCATCACCCCCGATGGCAAGACCTTCGAGTCTGAGGCTGCCCACGGCACCGTCACCCGCCACTACCGTGAGCACCAAAAGGGCCGTGAgacctccaccaaccccatcgccTCCATCTTTGCCTGGACCCGCGGTCTCATCCAGCGTGGCAAGCTCGACGACACCCCCGAGGTCGTTGCCTTTGCCGAGGCTCTCGAGAAGGCCTGCATTGACACCGTCGACGTTGATGGCATCATGACCAAGGATCTTGCCCTTGCCTGCGGTAAGACTGGCCGTGAGGACTACGTCACCACCTCCGAGTACATGGTCGCCGTTGAGAGAAGACTCAAGCAGAGCCTGAAGGAGAAGCTCTAA
- a CDS encoding hypothetical protein (EggNog:ENOG503P3T6; COG:S) — translation MEADARRIKDEDDGHNVRTTSEKPSYRSWKKKYRKMRIVFDDKMKANEDLHMMEQKALATAKRLAIQNDRLLDTLLDVNNSAQIPPEKRFDLSVDSQVDDDALRLDMDRPSTPNRCPKPAKSFQKLLREVPHIPYAAAAEHFPDLISDLQAGRDSPVDPLQGAPHPPSFLTADDVDNYLYELDLRLFDDTDQLPTLAPLAHPDETAAPREKTSRDYALRNPVSVHNWLRKNAPNTFLQDTEHHAGADKDNTKDKDDHSRNGADDSVIAVPSSASSTRGGRGGGPGSRGGPGSRGGKVRNDPAARAKRQAQAARKAAAEKLAAYEYEHGGGEIWGPKEALKRYDALQASLASGGAKGSGGGTASKSDPAASRTKRQGASARRATTDRLAAVEDELSGDDLEMGEAASILASPTLASGGGKGTGGAAGKRKRVADDDPGYRPKGGSSRPTKKKRKSEGGGTDAGAATPSESTKRSRKSGGSGDGESVVYRKEVDD, via the exons ATGGAGGCCGATGCGCGCAGAAtcaaggacgaggacgatggcCACAATGTCAGAACCACCAGCGAAAAGCCATCATATCGGtcatggaagaagaagtatCGCAAGATGCGCATCGTTTTCGATGACAAGATGAAGGCCAACGAGGATCTTCACATGATGGAGCAGAAGGCGCTGGCCACGGCCAAGAGGCTCGCGATCCAAAACGA TCGGCTGCTGGATACCCTTCTAGATGTCAACAACTCGGCTCAGATTCCGCCCGAGAAGCGATTTGACCTTAGCGTGGACTCCCAGGTCGATGACGACGCTCTCCGCCTCGACATGGACAGACCATCAACGCCAAACCGATGCCCCAAACCCGCAAAATCCTTCCAGAAGCTCCTCCGCGAGGTCCCACACATCCCTTACGCTGCCGCTGCAGAACACTTCCCAGACCTCATCTCCGATCTCCAAGCAGGCCGAGATTCCCCTGTCGACCCCCTCCAGGGcgccccccatcccccctccttcctcaccgcAGACGATGTAGATAACTATCTCTACGAGCTCGACCTCCGCCTCTTCGACGACACCGACCAGCTCCCTACCCTCGCTCCCCTAGCCCACCCCGATGAGACGGCCGCTCCCCGCGAGAAGACCTCCCGCGACTACGCCCTTCGAAACCCCGTATCCGTGCACAACTGGCTGCGTAAAAACGCGcccaacaccttcctccaAGACACAGAGCACCATGCTGGCGCCGACAAGGACAacaccaaggacaaggacgacCACTCCAGAAACGGCGCCGACGACTCCGTCATTGCCGTCCCGAGCTCCGCCTCCTCTACCCGAGGCGGCCGCGGCGGAGGTCCAGGTTCGAGAGGCGGCCCCGGCTCCCGCGGTGGTAAAGTCCGGAACGACCCAGCCGCTCGCGCTAAGCGCCAGGCCCAAGCTGCGAGGAAGGCCGCGGCCGAGAAACTCGCCGCTTACGAATACGAgcacggtggtggtgaaatcTGGGGCCCGAAAGAGGCGTTGAAACGCTATGATGCCTTGCAGGCTAGTCTTGCTTCTGGCGGTGCGAAAGGTTCTGGGGGCGGTACCGCGAGCAAGAGCGACCCGGCAGCATCTCGCACCAAGCGTCAGGGCGCGTCCGCCAGGAGGGCCACGACGGATAggcttgctgctgtcgaAGATGAGCTTAGCGGTGATGATTTGGAGATGGGCGAGGCGGCGAGCATTCTTGCTTCGCCTACTCTTGCTTccggtggtgggaagggcaCTGGCGGTGCCGCCggcaagaggaagagagtggCGGATGATGATCCGGGGTATAGACCTAAGGGGGGGTCCAGCCGGccgaccaagaagaagcgtaagagcgagggcggtgggacAGATGCCGGTGCGGCGACGCCCAGCGAGTCAACGAAGAGGTCAAGGAAGAGTGGTGGATCGGGCGATGGGGAGTCGGTGGTGTATAGGAAAGAGGTTGATGACTGA
- a CDS encoding hypothetical protein (EggNog:ENOG503NVK7; BUSCO:EOG0926347K; COG:S), whose amino-acid sequence MTENAAKRLKTDSGVVAIGTHNGHFHADEALAVYMLRKHIPTYANAKLVRTRDPKLLDECDIVVDVGGEYEPARHRYDHHQRSFSTTFPERATKLSSAGLVYMHFGKQIIARRLSQPEESEQVGLVWNKIYQSFVEALDAHDNGISAYDAAGLAAAGLEKKFSDGGFTLGAMVGRLNPNWNDPIPEDPVAAQAAEDQRFELASQRIGEEFDRGLDYFTSAWLPAREVVAEAFAVRNEFDAGGRIMVLKKQSAPWKDHLYTLEEQNPEAGKVLYVLYPEKPTPDAKWRIQCVPETKDSFQSRKPLPEAWRGFRDEELDGISGVPGSVFVHAAGFIGGNKTFDGALAMVQKALL is encoded by the coding sequence ATGACCGAGAACGCAGCGAAACGCCTCAAGACGGACAGTGGAGTGGTTGCCATTGGCACTCACAACGGTCACTTCCACGCTGATGAGGCCCTCGCAGTTTACATGCTGCGCAAGCACATCCCAACCTACGCCAACGCCAAGCTGGTCCGCACCCGTGATCCCAAGCTTCTCGACGAGTGTgacatcgtcgtcgacgTCGGCGGCGAGTATGAGCCCGCCCGCCACCGCTACGACCACCATCAGCGCAGTttttccaccaccttccccgaGCGGGCCACCAAGCTGAGCAGTGCTGGTTTGGTCTACATGCACTTTGGCAAGCAGATCATCGCCCGCCGTCTCAGTCAGCCCGAGGAGAGCGAGCAAGTTGGGCTCGTGTGGAATAAGATCTATCAGAGCTTTGTTGAGGCCCTTGATGCCCACGACAACGGCATCAGCGCCTATGATGCTGCTGGTCTTGCTGCCGCTGGTTTGGAAAAGAAGTTTTCGGACGGTGGTTTCACTCTCGGCGCCATGGTTGGCAGACTGAACCCCAACTGGAACGACCCAATCCCCGAAGACCCCGTCGCCGCCCAAGCAGCTGAGGACCAGCGCTTCGAGCTTGCCAGCCAGCGCATtggcgaggagtttgacCGCGGCCTGGACTACTTCACCTCGGCCTGGTTGCCTGCTAGAGAGGTCGTTGCAGAGGCTTTCGCGGTGCGAAACGAGTTCGACGCTGGTGGCCGCATCATGGTCCTCAAGAAGCAGTCTGCCCCCTGGAAAGATCATCTTTACACCCTCGAGGAGCAGAACCCCGAGGCCGGCAAGGTTCTTTACGTTTTGTACCCCGAGAAGCCCACCCCCGACGCCAAGTGGAGGATCCAGTGTGTACCCGAGACCAAGGACTCATTCCAGAGCCGGAAGCCATTGCCTGAGGCCTGGAGGGGCTTCCGCGATGAGGAGCTTGACGGCATCTCGGGTGTGCCAGGCTCTGTCTTTGTGCATGCCGCTGGCTTCATCGGCGGCAACAAGACCTTTGACGGTGCTCTTGCCATGGTCCAGAAAGCTCTTCTATGA
- a CDS encoding hypothetical protein (EggNog:ENOG503P6V6; COG:T; COG:U), whose product MNPHQAKKIDVKSLSPEEQRLFRLYGKLPSKSDHFAKHLKERKYFDSGDYAMSKAGKGDSVDTGSVGSQHPVPENIPHLSSPVSGPNGIGSILHPHHHHQHHNVSMQAGSPVKESSFLNRETSAEELEKGVPVSGAGAENGQAGAEPTVTPTAQDGLPTRR is encoded by the exons ATGAATCCCCACCAGGCGAAGAAGATCGATGTCAAG TCCCTCTCCCCTGAGGAGCAGCGCCTCTTCCGGCTCTACGGCAAGCTCCCCAGCAAGTCGGACCACTTCGCCAAGCATCTCAAGGAGCGCAAGTACTTTGACAGCGGCGACTACGCGATGAGCAAGGCCGGAAAGGGTGACAGCGTCGACACGGGCTCCGTTGGCAGCCAGCACCCCGTTCCCGAGAACATCCCCCATCTGTCGAGCCCCGTCAGCGGACCCAACGGCATTGGGAgcatcctccatccccaccatcaccatcagcaTCACAATGTCAGCATGCAGGCCGGCAGCCCCGTCAAAGAGAGCAGCTTTCTTAACCGGGAGACCAGtgccgaggagctcgagaagggTGTCCCGGTCTCTGGTGCCGGTGCAGAGAACGGTCAGGCTGGTGCCGAGCCGACTGTTACACCCACCGCTCAGGACGGGCTTCCGACTAGACGATAA
- a CDS encoding hypothetical protein (COG:E; EggNog:ENOG503P3PI), with product MPSPTKNITLTVPKLVFEAVPLTREAFAPFGDVINNPRPDLHPFSATSVPSLPFDGISANQGSAIKYQHVSRQINLYPQAPSAVPGFSVMNIFICASRISIPTSSASPSQPPPPATAFPVRVLERHPFTTQTFIPLSAPENQHYLVIVAPTLPPADADADLPVPANLTTTDQAGASYPRSLPGRGLPDLSGLRAFVATGKQAVTYGAGTWHAPMVAVGKPGTALDFLVVQFANGVGEEDCQEIYFKAEGEGKQGVVVELTPASKPQDLGPMGSRLARLNKFALVHGSSYSPKGMDGFVHLKLIALALPGEPCIQTRYVAKN from the exons ATGCCTTCTCCAACCAAGAACATCACGCTTACTGTTCCAAAACTGGTGTTCGAAGCGGTACCCCTCACCCGGGAAGCTTTCGCTCCGTTCGGGGATGTGATCAACAACCCTCGACCAGACTTGCACCCATTCTCTGCCACATCAGTACCATCACTCCCCTTTGATGGAATCTCCGCCAACCAAGGCTCAGCCATTAAATATCAACATGTCTCTCGCCAAATCAACCTCTACCCCCAGGCTCCCAGTGCCGTCCCAGGGTTCTCGGTAATGAACATCTTCATCTGTGCTTCACGGATCAGTATCCCAACCTCGTCCGCGTCACCgtcacagccaccaccaccagctaCCGCATTCCCTGTGCGTGTGTTGGAGCGCCATCCTTTCACAACCCAGACTTTTATCCCTCTCTCGGCACCTGAAAATCAGCACTATCTTGTTATCGTGGCGCCTACCCTCCCACCCGCTGATGCAGACGCAGATTTGCCAGTTCCAGCGAATCTCACGACTACAGACCAAGCAGGAGCCTCTTATCCCCGCTCCCTCCCTGGCAGGGGACTTCCCGATCTCAGCGGACTGCGTGCCTTCGTTGCCACAGGCAAGCAAGCTGTGACATACGGTGCGGGGACTTGGCACGCGCCCATGGTGGCTGTTGGGAAGCCTGGCACAGCCCTTGATTTTCTGGTGGTGCAGTTTGCGAATGGAGTCGGGGAAGAGGACTGTCAAGAGATCTACTTCAAGgctgaaggggaaggaaaacaaggggttgttgttgagttgACCCCGGCCTCCAAGCCTCAAGACTTGGGGCCTATGGGTTCGAGGCTGGCGAGGCT GAATAAGTTTGCTCTCGTCCACGGCTCTAGCTACTCGCCCAAGGGCATGGATGGCTTTGTACACCTGAA GCTCATCGCACTGGCGCTCCCTGGCGAGCCTTGTATCCAGACCAGATATGTTGCCAAGAACTAG
- a CDS encoding hypothetical protein (EggNog:ENOG503P2D8), producing the protein MGQSSLKCLWALFMFLAIGFGSACTSYGVDYSNGGAYYIDGSSNQYFSFVTLFQGCDQESISPVLIGPDNNQYACSAIRTEQAGVQVTSTCGIPFSAMKSGNWKIILSGTQVSSQRTFSVTVGTPETTWVTATPTVVVGITTTARASTVLTTIVQTQTLIIVPQTVTAACGGPTLTVTSYPQALTATVRSTVTRTATDGQITSYWTTIVTTTAKCNYPTRKRDVAATPAAQVAAITSTYTQTTYTVTRTTTTTVAGRVTTETVLRTTTATV; encoded by the exons ATGGGGCAAAGCAGTTTGAAGTGTCTCTGGGCACTGTTCATGTTTCTGGCTATCGGCTTCGGTTCCGCGTGTACGAGCTACGGTGTTGACTATTCCAACGGAGGCGCATATTACATTGACGGCTCATCGAACCAATATTTCAGTTTCGTCACTTTATTTCAAG GATGTGATCAAGAGTCGATCAGCCCGGTCCTCATCGGGCCAGACAACAACCAATACGCGTGTTCAGCCATCAGGACCGAGCAAGCCGGTGTACAAGTCACATCGACCTG TGGCATTCCTTTCTCGGCCATGAAGTCAGGGAACTGGAAGATTATTCTATCCGGAACCCAAGTTTCTTCACAACGCACCTTCTCGGTAACAGTCGGCACGCCTGAAACTACCTGGGTCACG GCGACACCAACCGTTGTTGTCGGCATTACTACTACAGCAAGAGCCTCGACTGTTTTGACTACCATTGTGCAGACTCAGACTTTGATCATCGTACCTCAAACCGTTACTGCAGCATGTGGTGGACCTACCCTGACAGTCACAAGCTATCCACAAGCACTGACGGCCACAGTCAGATCGACGGTCACCCGGACAGCAACTGATGGGCAGATAACAAGTTACTGGACTACCATAgtcacaacaacagcaaagtgCAATTATCCTACCA GAAAACGAGATGTAGCTGCGACTCCCGCCGCACAGGTCGCCGCAATCACATCGACATACACACAAACCACATATACAGTCACCAGGACAACTACGACAACTGTTGCTGGAAGGGTGACTACCGAAACTG TCCTTCGAACTACGACAGCCACAGTGTAA
- a CDS encoding hypothetical protein (COG:S; EggNog:ENOG503NXUM), whose protein sequence is MSSNSGHGGAVETTATAPASYPTGDNQDDGSINCRLLSDSELQAESSASSHGTNSTVSIAGIMPGVTPSGLNAIISQTPSGAKTVAWTDLPRKDQLTVITLARLSEPLVQTSLQSYMFYQLKWFDTGLPDSVISSQAGILQFVLFHASFTAAQFVTSMMWGRVADSRRFGRKTVLLIGLAGTMISCLGFGFSTTFWQALFFRSLGGITNGNVGVLRTIETVQEKKYQSRAFLLLPMTFNIGTIIGPILGGILSDPASSYPSLFGDVWFFHEFPYAAPNILSAIFLFCAMLLTLDLCADQRDRGLEIGQSIKLWVSRKRSKGGYARLSSEDPTAIDIETHPLTHGTDSQQSSISDVAPCKPKYARRRYTQRLPFRRIFTPNVVSTFTASCLLSLHVGTFNSLWFVFLSTPVYDPAKGPESPDAFQRHLLFIFTGGLGLHPREVGMAMATLGVLGIALQLGIYPWLSARLGTVRSWRLFLLFFPFTYFIAPYLSLVPSFSPPPAPKDGFVVWLAIAGVLCFHVIGRTFALPAQTILVNNCTPHPSVLGTVHGIGQSVSSLSRTVGPFLGGFLYGQGLARGVVGAVFWCLSAIAIGGIVASLFVHEGNGHEIWLEGDEDDDV, encoded by the exons ATGAGTAGCAATTCCGGTCATggaggggctgttgagaCCACGGCCACGGCCCCAGCAAGCTACCCTACTGGCGACAATCAAGATGACGGATCCATAAACTGCAGGTTGCTCTCCGACTCGGAGTTACAAGCCGAGTCTTCTGCTTCAAGTCACGGCACCAACAGCACTGTATCAATCGCTGGAATCATGCCCGGTGTGACACCTTCGGGACTCAACGCCATCATCTCTCAGACTCCTTCTGGTGCAAAGACGGTCGCCTGGACAGACCTTCCGCGCAAAGACCAACTCACCGTTATCACCCTTGCCAGGTTGAGTGAACCACTTGTGCAGACATCATTACAG TCATATATGTTTTACCAACTGAAATGGTTTGACACAGGCCTGCCAGATTCTGTCATTTCAAGCCAGGCAGGCATCCTGCAGTTCGTGCTATTCCA CGCTAGCTTCACTGCCGCTCAGTTCGTGACATCAATGATGTGGGGTCGAGTTGCTGATTCCCGCCGGTTTGGTCGCAAAACCGTCTTGCTCATTGGCCTTGCTGGGACAA TGATCTCGTGCCTTGGATTTGGCTTTTCGACCACCTTTTGGCAAGCCCTCTTTTTCAGGTCTCTCGGCGGGATCACCAATGGGAACGTGGGAGTGTTGAGAACCAT TGAAACGGTACAGGAGAAAAA ATATCAGTCGCGAGCATTTCTTCTACTTCCAATGACCTTCAACATTGGGACTATCATTGGACCGA TACTTGGTGGTATCCTTTCCGATCCAGCAAGTAGCTACCCATCCCTATTCGGAGACGTATGGTTCTTCCATGAGTTCCCGTATGCTGCTCCGAACATCCTCTCGGCAatctttctcttctgtgCTATGCTTCTT ACACTTGACCTTTGTGCCGACCAACGTGATAGAGGCTTGGAAATTGGACAGAGCATAAAACTGTGGGTATCTCGCAAGAGATCCAAGGGGGGGTACGCACGCCTTTCCAGTGAAGACCCTACCGCCATCGATATCGAAACCCACCCTCTTACCCATGGCACAGACTCCCAGCAGTCCTCCATTTCAGATGTAGCCCCTTGCAAGCCAAAATATGCCAGACGACGCTACACACAACGACTCCCTTTCCGCCGCATCTTCACGCCAAACGTAGTCTCCACGTTCACAGCTAGCTGTCTTCTGTCCCTTCACGTGGGCACGTTCAACTCACTCTGGTTCGTATTTCTCTCAACCCCAGTCTACGATCCAGCCAAAGGCCCAGAATCACCCGACGCCTTCCAACGGCATCTTCTGTTTATATTCACTGGAGGTCTCGGTCTACATCCTCGTGAAGTCGGCATGGCCATGGCTACCCTGGGTGTTCTTGGTATTGCTCTCCAGCTTGGCATCTATCCCTGGCTTTCGGCCCGGCTCGGCACCGTCCGGAGCTGGCGGTTATTTCTGCTCTTTTTCCCCTTTACTTACTTCATCGCACCTTATCTGAGCTTGGtcccctctttctctccgccgccggcacCCAAGGATGGTTTTGTTGTGTGGCTTGCCATCGCGGGCGTGCTTTGTTTCCATGTCATTGGCCGGACATTTGCACTGCCTGCTCAGACGATTCTGGTAAATAATTGTACGCCGCATCCAAGCGTACTGGGGACAGTGCATGGCATTGGGCAGAGCGTCTCGAGTCTTTCAAGGACAGTGGGCCCCTTCTTAGGAGGGTTTTTGTATGGGCAGGGTCTGGCACGGggcgttgttggtgctgtaTTCTGGTGCCTCAGCGCAATTGCGATAGGTGGGATTGTGGCAAGTCTCTTCGTACACGAGGGTAATGGGCATGAGATATGGCTTGaaggcgatgaagatgacgatgTTTGA